A region from the Francisella orientalis FNO12 genome encodes:
- a CDS encoding DUF2237 family protein: MSGQKNVLGGILKPCCLEPKTGVYRDGFCRTDNHDHGLHVVCAIMTQEFLEYIASRGNDLSTPNLLFDFPGLKAGDKWCLCALRWLEAYQNGVAPEVVLESTNEKAL; this comes from the coding sequence ATGTCAGGACAGAAAAATGTCTTAGGTGGCATATTGAAACCATGTTGTTTAGAGCCTAAGACAGGGGTTTATAGAGATGGTTTTTGTCGCACTGATAATCATGATCATGGCTTACATGTTGTCTGTGCCATTATGACCCAAGAATTTTTGGAATATATAGCATCAAGAGGCAATGACTTATCTACGCCTAATCTTTTATTTGATTTTCCTGGGCTTAAAGCTGGAGATAAATGGTGCCTATGTGCGTTGAGGTGGCTAGAAGCATATCAAAATGGAGTAGCTCCAGAAGTAGTGCTTGAGTCAACTAATGAGAAAGCCTTATAA
- a CDS encoding multidrug effflux MFS transporter, with the protein MKNITRDSKLFPIVLALFAALTPLAVNTYAPAIPLIASDFGVSDSTVLTTFATYFIGFSFGMLFWGAISDKYGRKKVIIIGSVIYIISTVLCSYSYNFKMLEIMRLIQGLSDSVGAVIAFSIARDCYKGAKLTNLVTSIIIILLIAPIVAPIIGTILTNLTHTWQSTFHFLTIYGVVMLLCAFLIEETLEHKDRKSSLIKLIPSYFQHLSNSRFMLATIASSTIFAALFIYISSSALIYLGNYATGSLWYCIYYGLCCIAAIFANYLIKRHSSKVQQLKFLYYSVALITISCIVSIIFNSLNLDNAFFYTLIMFVLCGNVAFSSTLIYSFAIDQIDHSFGTANSIVNFIKNMIAASGSYFISFYHGRDLVIASPIAQFIFTLATVILLFGIYKLNKKVINS; encoded by the coding sequence ATGAAAAATATAACTCGAGATTCTAAATTATTTCCTATAGTATTAGCGTTGTTTGCAGCCCTTACGCCACTAGCTGTCAACACTTACGCTCCTGCTATTCCACTGATAGCTAGCGACTTTGGTGTTAGCGATAGTACAGTTCTTACAACATTTGCAACATATTTTATTGGTTTTTCATTTGGTATGCTTTTTTGGGGGGCTATCTCTGATAAATATGGACGCAAAAAAGTTATTATCATCGGTAGTGTAATTTATATCATAAGTACGGTACTATGTTCATATAGTTACAACTTCAAAATGCTTGAAATAATGCGCTTAATACAAGGTCTATCTGACTCAGTAGGAGCTGTAATAGCCTTCTCAATTGCTCGTGACTGCTACAAAGGAGCCAAACTTACGAATCTTGTGACATCAATAATTATAATATTGTTAATAGCTCCCATAGTAGCTCCAATAATAGGTACTATTCTTACAAATTTAACTCACACTTGGCAAAGTACCTTTCACTTCTTAACCATATATGGTGTAGTTATGCTTCTATGTGCTTTTTTAATCGAAGAAACTCTAGAGCATAAAGATAGAAAATCTAGCCTAATAAAATTAATCCCTAGCTATTTTCAACATCTAAGCAATTCTCGCTTTATGCTTGCTACAATTGCAAGCAGCACTATTTTTGCTGCTCTTTTCATCTATATTTCATCATCAGCTTTAATATATTTAGGTAATTATGCAACAGGATCTTTATGGTACTGTATATATTATGGTTTATGCTGTATTGCCGCTATATTTGCAAACTATTTGATAAAAAGACACTCGAGTAAAGTTCAGCAACTCAAATTTTTATATTACAGTGTCGCCCTTATAACTATTAGCTGTATTGTTTCGATCATCTTTAATAGTCTAAATCTTGATAATGCCTTTTTTTATACATTAATAATGTTTGTTTTATGCGGTAATGTGGCCTTTAGCTCAACTCTTATTTATTCATTTGCAATTGACCAAATTGATCATAGTTTTGGCACAGCCAATTCGATTGTAAACTTTATCAAAAATATGATTGCTGCAAGTGGTAGTTATTTTATAAGTTTTTATCATGGCAGAGACTTAGTGATAGCATCACCAATTGCACAATTTATCTTCACATTAGCTACAGTTATACTGCTTTTTGGGATATACAAACTAAACAAAAAAGTAATCAATAGCTAG